The segment TGAATGCATTACGAGATCGACAATTAACGCACCCATTTCGAATGGATGCTCAAATCAGAAGCCGGCTTCGTTTGTACCACTGGACAAACAGGCGTTAATGCAACAGCGACTTTTGGATCTTTTAGCTTGTAGAAGCCCAGGGAATCAGTTCAATGATTCGAGTTCGAGTGATGTGAAGTTGACATTGAGTTCTAAGGATGGTTTGAGTGTTGCTATGAATGTTCATAGGCAGATCTTGGTGGTTCATAGTCGGTTTTTCGCTGTGAAGTTGTCGGAGAAATGGGTAAAGCAACAGAGAAATTCAGGTCCTTACATTGTTGAGATTGCGGATTGTGATGATATTGAAGTGTATATTGAGACTTTGAGATTGATGTATTGCAAGGATTTGAGGAGAAGGCTCATGAAGGAAGATGTTCCCAAAGTCCTTGGGATCTTAAAGGTAGTGCTTATGCATCTAATTTACTTTTTTGTGATGTATAATAACCTTTGTAACGAGATTTTGCGACAAAATGTTCTTTTTAAAGTAAATTGTGATTGAATTGATGAAATAGAGGATTCACATAACCTACCCTAACTGATTTGGTTGATCATTGTTGAAATCACTTAGCTAGATAGATGTGTGACCTCGATATTAAGTATATACTTGCTCAATTTTGAGCTGGGAATAGAAGTTAGGCGTCAAAGTTATCGTCTTTGTTCATTAGCCCATTTATTTATGTTTGTGTCCAAAAGTTAATTCATGTGGCTGCATCTGAATTGCTTGCAAATATATTGCTATGTGCTTAGTGATGGGATAGTTGATTTTCTGTGCCACTTTATTTTAGGATGGTGAAATCTTTTAGAGATGAACTTTAGTCTTTATGCTCAGACACATACACATAGGCGGGTGAATAGAAATGTGTAATTGTATTTTACCTTAGCtgattatattgttttataGGTTTCTGCTGCAATTGGGTTCGACGCGGGGGTGTTATCGTGCCTGGAGTACTTGGAAGCTGCTCCTTGGGCTgaggatgaagaagaaaaggTAGCTTCACTGTTGTCTGAGCTTCGTCTTGAAGGAGTAGGTGCAGGGGAAGTTTTAAAGAGGGTATCTCTTGATGTTACGTCGGGAACAGAGAGTGGAAATGGGAATGAGGAAGTGCTTCTCAAGCTATTGCATGTGGTTCTTGAAGGGAAAGATGAGAAGGCGAGACGAGAGATGAAAGGGTTAGTATCCAAAATGTTGCATGAGAATTCATCTCATAATGATTTGAGGAAGGAGTCATTGTATTCAGCTTGCAATGCATGCCTGCAATTGCTCCGCCACCATTTTTTACGGGCAGCAGATGCAGACATGACGGATGTGGGTCAGATTGCACGACAGGCTGATAATCTACATTGGATTTTGGATATCTTGATTGATAGACAGATAGCTGAAGATTTTTTGAGGACTTGGGCTTCTCAGTCTGAATTATCTGAGGCACATTCTAAGGTGCCTGCACTCCATAGGTATGAGGTTAGTAGAGTCACGGCTAGACTGTTTGTTGGCATTGGTAAAGGGCAATTACTAGCTTCCAAGGATGCTAGGTGCTCTCTTTTGCAGACATGGTTAGTGCCTTTCTATGAGGATTTTGGATGGATGAGGAGGGCATCAAGAGGTCTTGATCGTCATTTAATTGAGGATGGTCTCAGCAATACTATTCTGACCCTACCGATGGCGTTGCAGCAAGATATTCTGATGTCTTGGTTTGATCGGTTTTTGAACTCCGGAGATGACTGCCCAAATATCCAGAGGGGATTTGAAATTTGGTGGAGAAGGTCTTTCTGGAGGCGAAATGGTGAGCCTGAACGCCCTCGTCAAATGCGTGTCATGACTGCAACAATTGAGAACTCTTGAGACTTTAATCTGTGAATGGGATGAGGTCCACAACCTCTCTGTGATTGTCTTGTTTCAACTCTTGCTATTCCTCAGTCCTCATCTTATACCAGTTTTTACTGTCTTCTTACTTTGAAACAAGTAGCACAACTCAATACCGCAGAGTCATACTTACAGAGATGATCATGATCCAAGGTTTTTAATCTGGCAAGAATGCAGACACTTTTTTTTCTGTTTAGGTGTCATGTGATATGagaatttctttttcttgctGATCCCATGTAGAGCTCTCCTGTCTGTGACTGAATTTCCAAAATCAGTGGTTTTATCACAAAGGGTCATCCTACTTAAAAGTTGTGCGACTTCCTGAATGCTGATCGATTCTGTGACAGGTAGTATTCATATCCTCAGTATAACAAGATATGGATGATCAATTCAAGCAAGTTGACAATTTAGGTTATTTGAGACATAAGGGCGATTGTCACTACTTATGACTAAGGGAAATTACTATTGGTTTCGTGATGGCAATTCCAAGGACTGCAGCAACATAGTGTCTTAGGTCTTCATCTATCTTGAGAACATCAGCTGGCAAGTATGGAAGCAAGACTGATCATTTTTGCCTTTCTGGTTGCTAATGAAATTCATCATGTCTGTGCCCTTTGTGAGCCGGTTTGGTTAGGATTAGATGCACTGTTTTTCCCTCGCGTGAATACTGTAGCACCATATTCCTCAGTGTGAACTTTGAAGGTTTTCGATGTTCTCACTCCTTGATGAACAGATTTTCTGAAGATTACCTTGTTGCTTGATGTTTAACTTTCCAATCACTAACTTTGTTTTGCATGAAAGGTATTTGCTCTGCATATCAAATTCAGTCCAGAACCTATATCATCATAGTTGTTTAATTTGCTTATTTTCCTCAGTGCTCAGCCTTTCTTTGAGCTACATATTTGGTAATGGCATTATACATAGCCAGTTATATGATTTTATGTACTTTGTTGAAGCAGTGTGTTTACATGTAACTAAACATAAAATTGTTTAATTATCAGAGTCAATTACATGTAGCTTTTTACAGGAAACATGGATTGATAGCCTGTTTTTAACATGGTAAAATGTTCGATGTCTAGTTACAACAGGTAAAACTACGTTGGTAGTGTGAAAAATTCTTTTACACCGTCGGTGTATATGAGTCAAATTACAACTCAAAAATCttgtcatcatcatcaaaatgaGTAAAGTAAGATGGTCCAGTAATCAAGCAATCATAGTTTAGTTCACCTGGCTTGGCTATCTTTTGCCtacatagaaaaaaaaatcaatgaaaaatagaTAAACAAGAAACCCCAAGTGaattaaatcacaaaaaataaacaGTGTTACCATTCTTGGTCAATTAACATCTCATCAGTCATTCCAAATTTCTGTAACTCCTCCTTTGTATGATGCATTGACAAACAATACCTACATACATTCACAAGTACCGCGAAAAAAAACGTCAAGATCCATGAGGGATTGAAGTTAAGATTCAAAGAACAGATTTTGGAAGTTTGACCAAACGTATCGTTCATCAAAATAGTATTTGTTTACCTTCCACCATAGCCTCTTTCCATGACAATCATGCCACCATTAGTCATATTATGTAATCCTTCAAATTGCTCAACAGTCCATTTATACCATCTCATCAAAAACACCCTTAGTGTAAGTCCATGTGAAACTATAACAAGGTTCATATTTGGACTCTGTTGACCAGGTGGTTCAAATCTTCCTATGTCAATATCACTTCTAAGTGTTTCCCTGAACCCTGCAAGCTTGACACAACCACAGTTTTAATGATAACGGGGCGGTGAAAGCATACAAAGATAGTAAGGCTTCCATCGCGATAGGTCAAAAAACAGAATTGGCCTATCGATTTGGATGTTAAGAGGGAAGAATAGGACTTTTAACTCCAACCCTACCCTATCCGAAATCTTCACCTATTGTTGTAACCTCTTGTTGATACTACTAGTCTTCTAGAATCAACGACCTATATTTCAACTAAAGGCACAAGGGCGTAACGAGCACATAACAGAgggaaaatacacaaaaaaaaacttacaagataaacTAGACACACCTGTGATTCTGTCATAAACATCTGCTGCTGATTCTCCATTAGGAAACCTATAAAAGAAACGACCATAACGAGCTCGAACAGCTTTCTCTATCTTCATTTGTTCTCTGTCCTGAAAATTTCCTTCATAAACACAATTCATAAGTAGCTAtaatactactaccaaagccAAGTTAATGCAAAGACAATGTACATTCACATTACGAGCAATACCAATACACTTCAGCTCTATATGTAGTGCATAGATAAGTATAAAGTATACACTATCTATACATAGTTGTACATATAGAGCGCGAACAACACAACATAGAACTCCAACATTATGTAAATCAAGAAAACGAAATGAACCTAACTCTGATACCATCTAAAAGAAACGATCTTCAAAGATTATCCAAGATCATATCACGACTTATTTCTTCGATCAATGTAGgacatttaaacaagtaaagtCAAGAAGAAGGACAAAATATGTTCATACCAAAATCTTGTTCTCTCAAACGTGGCTCTTCTCTAACACCAGCGATTCTTGAACGTTCAAAAGACTTAGCCAAATTTCTCAATGTTTCAATTCCTCTTTTATAAGGTGAAACATAGAAATATACTTTCCAATCATCATTGCCATCATTTTTCTCAATCATTTCTCTCATTTTCCTTCCACATTCCTCTGCTTCGATTACGCCTTTTTCGGTTAATCCAACTTTAGGATCAGCCACTCTTGTGTAGACACTTTCATCAACGTTTCCTTCACTTTCTCCATGTCTAACAAGAATGATTCTTTTTGGTCTAGGTGGTTTTACCATGCCATGTTGATGTTGTACTAGGTTCTTTTCTGGGAAACCATTAAGTATCCAACCATTGTGTTCTGTACTAGAATGTTCATCATGATTGGAGTTGGAACAACATCTTATTGTACTAGAATTTTGTTGAAGCTTTTGGTGATTTATTGTGATAGAGGGTGGATAAATCTTGGTGAAAAGGTTACTCATCTTGATTAAAACAAAATGTTCTTTAGCTATGTAACCTCAAGACCAAGTAGTGGGATGAGATGTGTGAGGCTATCTGTTGCTGGTGGGAGGTGATAGATATTTCGTGGAGTTAGTTGAGGTGTATGCAAGTCGGCTCTCGATAATAAGGTTATAAAGAAAAGATGTATGAGTATCTTAAGTCCTTAAGTAGAGGTTTTGGGTTGAAATtcagaaaattgagaaattagGGGTAAGGAGTTATTTCTCCCTTTTGAGGCTACGAGAtgtgaatttgaattaattCGACCATGAAAGACTGTAGTGGGATGAGATGGATGAGGTTCTTCCGTTCTTAACTTGAGGTTTTGAATTGAAACTCAAAGAGATCGAGAAACTATGGGTAAAGGGCTATATTCATTTTGTGAGTCGATGCGATATGAATCTGAATTAGTCGGACTGAATTTGGAATATTGAATAGGCAAGTACTATGCAAATGATGCTGCATATATTGTATATTGTATGATGAAGAGAAATGAGATTTTTATTGGTTTGTTtgtattgtaattttttgtgaaaataaaaaagagccAAGCAATTTGTTTGCCTTATCTAGGAGGACAATTGTGAGGTGGAGGATGAATTTGTGGCATTAGTAATTTTAGTCATTTAAAGCTTGCTTGTTGATTAGTAATTTCATTTGTAGATTGGTAGGTGTAAAATATGGACTTAATTTGATCTTGTGACACACATTAAGGTTAATTTAGGTAAATAGTTATTTGTTCGAGTGTTTACACCAAGTCAATGTAATTTATTGtggtaaaataattttgatgggTGATTATATGCATTAATTAACCACGGTTAAGTAATATCATtatacatacatttttttaaaaaagggttATTTAGGAATTATATTTGAAACGATGGCTAAACTTTTTGATTAACGATTCAAAATCGAGTAACCCCGCCTAATTTTACCAGTATTACTAATCGAGCCCACTTAATCTAATGGGCTTATACCAAAGTCCAGCTAGGTTATTGGACTGATCTGTTCACTTCTTTTTCTAATGGGCTTGAATGATATCCATTGATACTAGAGATCCAAGCCCAATTTAGTAACTCAGCTTCTATCGCTTAGCCCCTCgtaacaaacaatttttttacagAGCATAAGTTTATATTTTCGTATCATAATATCTTAAAAGTTATGCATGTTCGCGTCTTTCTAGAGAACTTATCACTTATGCCCCTCTAGACATAAATTTGAATGCTAAAGACCAACTCATTCGAAAGGAAAAATGTGAGATTTTAGGTTACAAGATTGAAGAAATTGATAGTATAATTATTCCGttctaaccccaaaaataaaataaatttgtgagTCTGGTTTGCAATCACATTTTTGTCATATTATTATCTATTGTTCTATTCTTCATTGTTTATAAGTCTGTTGAAGATAACATCTCTAATCTCTACCTTAATAATGTAGGGTGAGACTGCATACACATCAATATTCTCCTCAGACCCCACTAATCGTGGATGTGCACTCAAACGCAGATATACTCTTGCAACACCAAATTCATCTAAACTTAGTGTTTATAATGCAAAGCTTAAATACTTAtcagtaaaatatatatatatatatataacaaataatatttatatgaaatcataatttttaaaatataataaattcaacATTAATAACCTAAAAAATCAAACACATCAAACTTAAATCTTCAATTCACacttttctttcattaaagCTTCAAATTAGGCAAGTAaggcataatttttttttctttttctggaTAATAGAATAATATGATACTAACAAGTGTAACAATAACCTTGagttattttctcttattttttttaaaaatatattataatatatatttttcttttttgcagGAAAATTTTTAGGCATGTtgttgagattattgattatattaagaCACATTCTTAGACAAATATGCTGGCATTTATACAATGAACTGTTTTATTGGTAACAGTACCAATCATTGGAAGATATATATCAGAATCTCCCAATTATTATTGATTGGGAATACTATATAGTATAATAAGTTGACTTATAGTCAATCTATATATAATTGCCCTAATTTACTTTGCCTAGCTAGGCCATATATATGTACCtttaaaacattagaaaaatGTGTCCTTAGATATTGTTTACTTTTATGGCCTTTTGTCCTTCATATAATAATTGTGAATTATTTATGGATATGCCCCTTCATGTGTTTAATATATGAGGTATATTTTTCTAACATTTAATGGAATATTCTTAAGTTTATGAACTATATACAATGGAGTGaatttatatacaaatgcatatttttcaagtttttggTGAATGGGAAGATATGTAATTAGGCAAGAAACTAAAGTCATATgataaagaaaatagattttgaATTTGTCTTTAGGTGCAATATCGAGTAAAACAAGAATTAAGATGGTCTGAGTTTGTTATAATGATAAGAAAATTAACTCTGGATTTAAGTCAAATCCAAAGGACTAATTCACGATagaaaaattatctaaaatCGTATCTTTTGAGACTTTTCATTTCTTGATAGCTGATTTGAAAACTCAATTATTTATACTTCGCCTTGttactttataaaatagttAGTCCCGTTAGATATTAACATCGAATCTAacttacattttaatttataacttgatagtaattaatttgataaaagcATGTCTTCTATTTAAGTTGTGTATTTCTTCACCCAATAAAAAATACTGAGGAAAACTACTCTTaaaatacttctttattttcttattaattataaggtttattagttttatattaatttcaatccattaaaaaatgaaataaaaggtACACGTATTAGTAAATTGAAGAGAAATGtctaataaaaacaaaatggtTGAATCAGATTAAATTTGTCATTACTAGAAAATTTCCCAAGAAATTTCTTGTGATTGTCTATGAAATTATTATTCTAGGGTGGATTCGTGCAAgtttaaataacttttaaaagataaatttaaaaatttgttttcttttttatattgaattgtttaagattttctttttgtCATTTGCATTGACCTTAGTACTATAGGAGATTTCTTTCCTCTTAATCTTTTTAGGGCTTATTACTCGGTGTTTGATATCTTTAtgtcaaaattattaaattcaaatgAGGCTCTGCAAATATTAATTCTGAAGACGGTCttctcaataataataataataataaaattattattataagttgGACTCAATGTCTCTAACTATGGATGGAAAGACTAGATTATAATTATCGTAtcacaattcaaataaattatcgAAGCTTTTACTTATTAAGAAAGTAATTAATAGTTTCAAGATATACATTAATCTACCAACCATATTTGGAATTTTTCGATCCAATAAtaaaagatttaagatttatcTCTAGTTTGTGTTTGgcataaaattgtatattaatAGGGTGATTAAGACCATTAAAATGGAAATTAAATGTCTTGTAGCATTTGAAGTTGCAAGTTACTTAAGATATtattttctacaaaaaaaaGATAAGGAAACTTGACTTACCTCCACCAACCCCTTTTCTCCTTTAGGAATTTTGGTCAATGTTTCTCATGAAGAGATATTTCCTTTAGGAAGAAAAAAGCGAATATCGCGGTTAAATTATATATACTGATagcataaaaagaaaaatatcatatcattagCATTAACTAATCAATGTTTATTACAAATATTTGTTGATTTGTgctataaaaattaaaatcttactCGATGATTATTCTGATGACACGATTAATATGTTCaaatcctaaaaaaataaaataaaatttaacacaATATTGACTTATATTTCatccaatataaaaaaaaatacttattataacctagttttttttttttatgtaaattatgtAAAACAATTAAAGGAATAATGGACCGCAAAATGgccatatatattaattatttcttcaaCAAAAATTAGCCCCACACATAAAGAAGTGTGGAAAAAATTGCTTTGTGAACTTGACTTTGTGTTGATTGTTCTTTGCTACAATCTTTTTCATTTAATGGACACAAAAATTGTCATCCCATTGgctaacaaaaagaaaaaaggaattcCACACATTCTAGAGACAATTGTTGCATACTAAGCATTGGCGGAAAGAGTTACGCGATATTTTTTCAAGGTCTTTTTTTAATGGATTTTCGCTATAATacgaattaattaatattattattaccaACTTCTGTCAATCAATAAGCATAGCTAGCTAGTCTATTTTTGTGGAAAATTAGTACAAGATTTTCAATATGGTGTGATATTATgttgtaaatatatatagtcGTGTATTATGCACATATGACAAAAATTCAACGCATATGAATGTCAAAATCGAGAAATACGTGGaatatgtttctttttctttttgtgacTTCTTAAACTACCTAGAAGTGATATTTTCTAccaatataacaataataataatttattcattttaatttcatatgtgaAAAATCTGAAGAAAATCGTGTGTATGTAATGTTGTCCCTACATTATGAAGAAAGAGATATTATTTagagtaataaaataataattatttctaattatattcttatattaacaaattatcttttaataGTGCTAAATTCTTCTAAAATGTCTAATTAATAgaataatttagtaaattatactttaaatatattatttttcctaatgCCACAAATTAGATAAAACAAACACTTATTTTGAGTCGGTGAGAGAGTagttataacatcaaaatctatagAGCTTcaaaaaactatattttaacCTAATTTAATGTATCAATTATGAGGAAGTTGaaactattttcttttgttgttaatgCAAAAATAATACAGTCAATTCAAGATTAAATATTccatttatgatgatatgtgtatttgagaaaattaattttgttccATTAACTAttctttaaaaagttttaagttGTATACAATGTATACATTTCTTTTATATCATTAACTAACACATATATATTGACCTACAATGATAGGGTAACCGTCAACTATCAATAACTTTGAAAAATAGATTCATGAAATTTTACTATAACCGATTAAATTACGATAAAAAAGTAAAACTTCATTACACTGTCAATTTATATAACTTATTATTGTAGGAAACTATTAGAAGCTTAAAGATGTTGATATTTTGATCACAAAACAAATGTCATTTTCTTGCTTTTCTTAGTGGTCAcccaaattaaattgaaaaataattttttttaaaaaaagtagatAAGATTAAAGAGAATATGAACATCACCTTCAAATATTTTGCTTTCTTACTTATGTCTTGATGGAgagaaaaaaagtatttttaaagaaacaaaacaaaaaaataaatatagtgaaAGTGTTATATATCCCACTTGCATGGGGAtattgttgtctataaataacTGTATGACAATTACATTGTATACTATATAGTAAAGATGCAATAATAATATGATCACTTTGAAGTTCCAATTAGTTTTGAgatatcaaaatcatattatttcactttcatttacattaattttaaagaaaaggaCTTTGTTTCTTGCTTCCTTTTTGTGTCTCCACGTGTGTGTAAGTACCATTACCATGCACAAAttaggtgaaaaaataaatttaaaatttatttaaattttgaattataataattaagttGTTGAGTCTAGATTTATAACTtgtatatattcaaataaagatttttaaaaaataaatatataatttatgctAAATCTACTAAGTTTTGCGCATTGCGTTACGGTGATTTCATTTCGCGTTATCAATCCCAGAAAAACTCTAAATATAAGTCTAGAATCATTTATAAGGGGAAAatgtctgatatacccctcagtTTTGTTATTTAGTATATAACTCTATTGTCATTTAatgatttacatatatttttttcctctaacgaaaatgaaaaaaaatcaaattaatttttctaaaaaaatataattcatatggGGTATATTTGATAATCCTCGcacatttttttttgacttcttttatttcaacaactaatttaaatttattattttaattgtcaaatttatttatatttcactaattttcttgtaaaatttattatagatGATTCAATACTTTTTCTACAACTACAAAACTAAATTACAATACAACCGCAAAAAGTTAGGTTTAAGTTATAATATAGccgtaaaaagttttaaaaaattgttttctttacATTAAAggatgaaagagaaaaataaaaataagaaatttaaataatgataattaaagaaattagaaaataatttatacataagaaatattgaaaaatataccTAAAACTTTACTAGAAGAGTCATATATATTcctaaatgatttttttaaaattaaaattcataaataatctaaaattaattttttttcacttccGTTAGATGAAAGGTATATATAAACTTGTTTTGAACAGTAGGAATATACATAAGTCATTTGTATAACGATAAGGTATATATAAATCACTTTTAGCCCACGTAACAAAGTCTGGTGGCttttaaacatcattttttCAGGACCATTTATTTACCTgttttgaattataatattaatcGATTACTAAGATTaggttaatatatttttattagtgtaTTAAAGCATCAAACAGAATATTGACAGTCCATTCAATAACAAAAAAGTATGAAGCTTTTGTCATTTGTCATGTAACATAGAAACAAACTTTGGTTTTAACAAgcatcaaacaaaataaaaattaaataaaaacaattttattcGACTATGTCCATGTCACtatttatatgtaaattaaaattttattacgTGGACCGcctttatatgttttatttggAAGCACACTTATGCCAAATTGTCAATATTAgtagattttattattttaaaaaatgatcaattccattgtttaaatatataatatacattgcttaatcattaaataaagaagtaaaacaaGAAGAATTCAGTGGGATTAACATCTATTATACATACATCATAGACAATTGTTGACGATAGATCttgtatatatagtataattttttgacGAAAGGGTCCCTGTGTGTCCTAGTTTTGCTTGACGAGTAAACTAATTAAGAAGATAAGTTACTTACTATTatagattaaaatataataa is part of the Solanum pennellii chromosome 8, SPENNV200 genome and harbors:
- the LOC107028595 gene encoding BTB/POZ domain-containing protein At1g63850, encoding MATTTSTSTNLKFQIQPIKPKRRRCRETTITASTNPSQYSPTNCSTQCLNQTRKVDTPTIVSPDNSWCCPASKSPSPSPTQPISSCSSSISDNTKIRYSPTTFPRVMESIGTLYGGGGGGGGTPIPNNNTHEGFPSSFSKFNSALTAGLLNPMSPPPSMDKTRSSPTLFEMMANEPECITRSTINAPISNGCSNQKPASFVPLDKQALMQQRLLDLLACRSPGNQFNDSSSSDVKLTLSSKDGLSVAMNVHRQILVVHSRFFAVKLSEKWVKQQRNSGPYIVEIADCDDIEVYIETLRLMYCKDLRRRLMKEDVPKVLGILKVSAAIGFDAGVLSCLEYLEAAPWAEDEEEKVASLLSELRLEGVGAGEVLKRVSLDVTSGTESGNGNEEVLLKLLHVVLEGKDEKARREMKGLVSKMLHENSSHNDLRKESLYSACNACLQLLRHHFLRAADADMTDVGQIARQADNLHWILDILIDRQIAEDFLRTWASQSELSEAHSKVPALHRYEVSRVTARLFVGIGKGQLLASKDARCSLLQTWLVPFYEDFGWMRRASRGLDRHLIEDGLSNTILTLPMALQQDILMSWFDRFLNSGDDCPNIQRGFEIWWRRSFWRRNGEPERPRQMRVMTATIENS
- the LOC107028596 gene encoding phosphoglycerate mutase-like protein AT74, which produces MSNLFTKIYPPSITINHQKLQQNSSTIRCCSNSNHDEHSSTEHNGWILNGFPEKNLVQHQHGMVKPPRPKRIILVRHGESEGNVDESVYTRVADPKVGLTEKGVIEAEECGRKMREMIEKNDGNDDWKVYFYVSPYKRGIETLRNLAKSFERSRIAGVREEPRLREQDFGNFQDREQMKIEKAVRARYGRFFYRFPNGESAADVYDRITGFRETLRSDIDIGRFEPPGQQSPNMNLVIVSHGLTLRVFLMRWYKWTVEQFEGLHNMTNGGMIVMERGYGGRYCLSMHHTKEELQKFGMTDEMLIDQEWQKIAKPGELNYDCLITGPSYFTHFDDDDKIFEL